A window of Chlorocebus sabaeus isolate Y175 chromosome 14, mChlSab1.0.hap1, whole genome shotgun sequence contains these coding sequences:
- the DCTN1 gene encoding dynactin subunit 1 isoform X9: MELFKEGSTSLVMKGMASLCASPRSRYLKMEQTLLPQRHPILLLQKSSKEPTRPASTGVAGASSSLGPSGSASAGELSSSEPSTPAQTPLAAPIIPTPALTSPGAVPPLPSPSKEEEGLRAQVRDLEEKLETLRLKRAEDKAKLKELEKHKIQLEQVQEWKSKMQEQQADLQRRLKEARKEAKEALEAKERYMEEMADTADAIEMATLDKEMAEERAESLQQEVEALKERVDELTTDLEILKAEIEEKGSDGAASSYQLKQLEEQNARLKDALVRMRDLSSSEKQEHVKLQKLMEKKNQELEVVRQQRERLQEELSQAESTIDELKEQVDAALGAEEMVEMLTDRNLNLEEKVRELRETVGDLEAMNEMNDELQENARETELELREQLDMAGARVREAQKRVEAAQETVADYQQTIKKYRQLTAHLQDVNRELTNQQEASVERQQQPPPETFDFKIKFAETKAHAKAIEMELRQMEVAQANRHMSLLTAFMPDSFLRPGGDHDCVLVLLLMPRLICKAELIRKQAQEKFELSENCSERPGLRGAAGEQLSFAAGLVYSLSLLQATLHRYEHALSQCSVDVYKKVGSLYPEMSAHERSLDFLIELLHKDQLDETVNVEPLTKAIKYYQHLYSIHLAEQPEDCTMQLADHIKFTQSALDCMSVEVGRLRAFLQGGQEATDIALLLRDLETSCSDIRQFCKKIRRRMPGTDAPGIPAALAFGPQVSDTLLDCRKHLTWVVAVLQEVAAAAAQLIAPLAENEGLPVAALEELAFKASEQIYGTPSSSPYECLRQSCNILISTMNKLATAMQEGEYDAERPPSKPPPVELRAAALRAEITDAEGLGLKLEDRETVIKELKKSLKIKGEELSEANVRLSLLEKKLDSAAKDADERIEKVQTRLEETQALLRKKEKDFEETMDALQADIDQLEAEKTELKQRLNSQSKRTIEGLRSPPPSGIATLVSGIAGEEQQRGAVPGQAPGSVPGPGLVKDSPLLLQQISAMRLHISQLQHENNILKGAQMKASLASLPPLHVAKLSHEGPGSELPAGALYRKTSQLLETLNQLSTHTHVVDITRTSPATKSPSAQLMEQVAQLKSLSDTIEKLKDEVLKETVSQRPGATVPTDFATFPSSAFLRAKEEQQDDTVYMGKVTFSCAAGLGQRHRLVLTQEQLHQLHSRLIS; the protein is encoded by the exons ATGGAACTGTTCAAGGAAGGAAGTACTTCACTTGTGATGAAGGGCATGGCATCTTTGTGCGCCAGTCCCAG ATCCAGGTATTTGAAGATGGAGCAGACACTACTTCCCCAGAGACACccgattcttctgcttcaaaaGTCCTCAAAAGAG CCCACCCGCCCAGCCAGTACTGGGGTGGCTGGGGCCAGTAGCTCCCTGGGCCCCTCTGGCTCAGCGTCAGCAGGTGAGCTGAGCAGCAGTGAGCCCAGCACCCCGGCTCAGACTCCGCTGGCAGCACCCATCATCCCCACGCCGGCCCTCACCTCTCCTGGAGCAGTCCCCCCGCTTCCTTCCCCCTCCAAG gaggaggagggactaAGGGCTCAGGTGCGGGACCTGGAGGAAAAACTAGAGACCCTGAGACTGAAACGGGCAGAAGACAAAGCAAAGCTAAAAGAGCTGGAGAAACACAAAATCCAACTGGAGCAGGTGCAGGAATGGAAGAGCAAAATGCAGGAGCAGCAGGCCGACCTGCAGCGGCGCCTCAAGGAGGCGAGAAAG GAAGCCAAGGAGGCCCTGGAGGCAAAGGAACGTTATATGGAGGAGATGGCTGATACTGCTGATGCCATTGAGATGGCCACTTTGGACAAGGAGATGGCTGAAGAGCGGGCTGAGTCCCTGCAGCAGGAGGTGGAGGCACTGAAGGAGCGAGTGGACGAGCTCACCACTGACTTAGAGATCCTCAAGGCTGAGATTGAAGAGAAGG GCTCAGATGGCGCTGCATCCAGTTATCAGCTCAAGCAGCTTGAGGAGCAGAACGCCCGCCTGAAGGATGCCCTGGTGAG GATGCGGGATCTTTCTTCCTCAGAGAAGCAGGAGCATGTGAAGCTCCAGAAGCTCATGGAAAAGAAGAACCAAGAACTGGAAGTTGTGAGGCAGCAGCGGGAGCGTCTGCAGGAGGAGCTAAGCCAGGCAGAGAGCACCATTGATGAGCTCAAGGAGCAG GTGGATGCTGCTCTGGGTGCTGAGGAGATGGTGGAGATGCTGACAGATCGGAACCTGAATCTGGAAGAGAAAGTGCGCGAGTTGAGGGAGACTGTGGGAGACTTG GAAGCGATGAATGAGATGAACGACGAGCTGCAGGAGAATGCACGTGAGACAGAACTGGAGCTGCGGGAGCAGCTGGACATGGCGGGCGCGCGGGTTCGTGAGGCCCAGAAGCGTGTGGAGGCAGCCCAGGAGACGGTTGCAGACTACCAGCAGACCATTAAGAAGTACCGCCAGCTGACCGCCCATCTTCAG GATGTGAATCGGGAACTGACAAACCAACAGGAAGCATCTGTGGAGAGACAACAGCAGCCACCTCCGGAGACCTTTGACTTCAAAATCAAGTTTGCTGAGACTAAGGCCCATGCCAAG GCAATTGAGATGGAATTGAGGCAGATGGAGGTGGCCCAGGCCAACCGACACATGTCCCTGCTGACAGCCTTCATGCCTGACAGCTTCCTTCGGCCAGGTGGGGACCATGACTGCGTTCTGGTGCTGCTACTCATGCCTCGTCTCATTTGCAAG GCAGAGCTGATCCGGAAGCAGGCCCAGGAGAAGTTTGAACTAAGTGAGAACTGTTCAGAGCGGCCTGGGCTGCGAGGAGCTGCTGGGGAACAACTCAGCTTTGCTGCTGGACTGGTGTACTCGCTGAGCCTACTGCAGGCCACACTACACCGCTATGAGCA TGCCCTCTCTCAGTGCAGTGTGGATGTGTATAAGAAAGTGGGCAGCCTCTACCCTGAGATGAGTGCCCATGAGCGTTCATTGGATTTCCTCATTGAACTGCTGCACAAGGATCAGCTGGATGAGACTGTCAATGTGGAGCCTCTCACCAAGGCCATCAAGTACTATCAG CATCTGTACAGCATCCACCTTGCCGAACAGCCTGAGGACTGTACTATGCAGCTGGCTGACCACATTAAG TTCACGCAAAGTGCTCTGGACTGCATGAGTGTGGAGGTAGGACGGCTGCGTGCCTTCTTGCAG GGTGGGCAGGAGGCTACAGATATTGCCCTTCTGCTCCGGGATCTGGAAACTTCGTGCAGTGACATCCGCCAGTTCTGCAAGAAGATCCGAAGGCGAATGCCAGGGACAGATGCTCCTGGGATTCCAGCTGCACTGGCCTTTGGACCACAG GTATCTGACACGCTCCTAGACTGCAGGAAACACTTGACGTGGGTCGTGGCTGTGCTGCAGGAGGTGGCAGCTGCTGCTGCCCAGCTCATTGCCCCACTGGCGGAGAATGAGGGGCTACCTGTGGCTGCCCTGGAGGAACTGGCTTTCAAAGCAAGCGAGCAG ATCTATGGGACCCCTTCCAGCAGCCCCTATGAGTGTCTGCGCCAGTCATGCAACATCCTCATCAGTACTATGAACAAGCTGGCCACAGCCATGCAGGAGGGGGAGTATGATGCAGAGCGGCCCCCCAGCAAG CCTCCACCAGTTGAGTTGCGGGCTGCCGCCCTTCGTGCAGAGATCACAGATGCTGAAGGACTGGGTTTGAAGCTTGAAGATCGAGAGACAGTGATTAAGGAGTTGAAGAAGTCACTCAAGATTAAG GGAGAGGAGCTAAGTGAGGCCAATGTGCGGCTGAGCCTCCTGGAGAAGAAGTTGGACAGTGCTGCCAAGGATGCAGATGAGCGTATCGAGAAAGTCCAGACTCGGCTGGAGGAGACCCAGGCACTGCTGCGGAAGAAGGAGAA AGATTTTGAGGAGACAATGGATGCACTCCAGGCTGACATCGACCAGCTGGAGGCAGAGAAGACAGAACTAAAGCAACGGCTGAACAGCCAGTCTAAGCGCACAATTGAGGGGCTCCGGAGCCCTCCTCCTTCAGGCATTGCTACTCTGGTCTCTGGCATTGCTGGTG AAGAACAACAGCGAG GAGCTGTCCCTGGACAGGCTCCAGGGTctgtgccaggcccagggctggTGAAGGACTCACCACTGCTGCTTCAGCAGATCTCTGCCATGAGGCTGCACATCTCCCAGCTCCAGCATGAGAATAACATCCTCAAG GGAGCCCAGATGAAGGCATCCTTGGCATCCCTGCCCCCTCTGCATGTTGCAAAGCTATCCCATGAGGGCCCTGGCAGTGAGTTGCCAGCTGGAGCGCTGTATCGTAAGACCAGCCAGCTGCTGGAGACGTTGAATCAgttgagcacacacacacatgttgtAGACATCACTCGCACTAGCCCTG CTACCAAGAGTCCATCAGCCCAACTTATGGAGCAAGTGGCTCAGCTTAAGTCCCTGAGTGACACCATTGAGAAGCTCAAG GATGAGGTCCTCAAGGAGACAGTATCTCAGCGCCCTGGAGCCACAGTACCCACTGACTTTGCCACCTTCCCTTCATCAGCCTTCCTCAGG GCCAAGGAGGAGCAGCAGGATGACACAGTCTACATGGGCAAAGTGACCTTCTCCTGTGCGGCTGGTCTTGGACAGCGACACCGGCTGGTGCTGACCCAGGAGCAGCTGCACCAGCTTCACAGTCGCCTCATCTCCTAA
- the DCTN1 gene encoding dynactin subunit 1 isoform X8: MMRQAPTARKTTTRRPKPTRPASTGVAGASSSLGPSGSASAGELSSSEPSTPAQTPLAAPIIPTPALTSPGAVPPLPSPSKEEEGLRAQVRDLEEKLETLRLKRAEDKAKLKELEKHKIQLEQVQEWKSKMQEQQADLQRRLKEARKEAKEALEAKERYMEEMADTADAIEMATLDKEMAEERAESLQQEVEALKERVDELTTDLEILKAEIEEKGSDGAASSYQLKQLEEQNARLKDALVRMRDLSSSEKQEHVKLQKLMEKKNQELEVVRQQRERLQEELSQAESTIDELKEQVDAALGAEEMVEMLTDRNLNLEEKVRELRETVGDLEAMNEMNDELQENARETELELREQLDMAGARVREAQKRVEAAQETVADYQQTIKKYRQLTAHLQDVNRELTNQQEASVERQQQPPPETFDFKIKFAETKAHAKAIEMELRQMEVAQANRHMSLLTAFMPDSFLRPGGDHDCVLVLLLMPRLICKAELIRKQAQEKFELSENCSERPGLRGAAGEQLSFAAGLVYSLSLLQATLHRYEHALSQCSVDVYKKVGSLYPEMSAHERSLDFLIELLHKDQLDETVNVEPLTKAIKYYQHLYSIHLAEQPEDCTMQLADHIKFTQSALDCMSVEVGRLRAFLQGGQEATDIALLLRDLETSCSDIRQFCKKIRRRMPGTDAPGIPAALAFGPQVSDTLLDCRKHLTWVVAVLQEVAAAAAQLIAPLAENEGLPVAALEELAFKASEQIYGTPSSSPYECLRQSCNILISTMNKLATAMQEGEYDAERPPSKPPPVELRAAALRAEITDAEGLGLKLEDRETVIKELKKSLKIKGEELSEANVRLSLLEKKLDSAAKDADERIEKVQTRLEETQALLRKKEKDFEETMDALQADIDQLEAEKTELKQRLNSQSKRTIEGLRSPPPSGIATLVSGIAGGAVPGQAPGSVPGPGLVKDSPLLLQQISAMRLHISQLQHENNILKGAQMKASLASLPPLHVAKLSHEGPGSELPAGALYRKTSQLLETLNQLSTHTHVVDITRTSPATKSPSAQLMEQVAQLKSLSDTIEKLKDEVLKETVSQRPGATVPTDFATFPSSAFLRAKEEQQDDTVYMGKVTFSCAAGLGQRHRLVLTQEQLHQLHSRLIS; this comes from the exons aTGATGAGACAGGCACCGACAGCCCGAAAG ACCACAACTCGGCGGCCCAAG CCCACCCGCCCAGCCAGTACTGGGGTGGCTGGGGCCAGTAGCTCCCTGGGCCCCTCTGGCTCAGCGTCAGCAGGTGAGCTGAGCAGCAGTGAGCCCAGCACCCCGGCTCAGACTCCGCTGGCAGCACCCATCATCCCCACGCCGGCCCTCACCTCTCCTGGAGCAGTCCCCCCGCTTCCTTCCCCCTCCAAG gaggaggagggactaAGGGCTCAGGTGCGGGACCTGGAGGAAAAACTAGAGACCCTGAGACTGAAACGGGCAGAAGACAAAGCAAAGCTAAAAGAGCTGGAGAAACACAAAATCCAACTGGAGCAGGTGCAGGAATGGAAGAGCAAAATGCAGGAGCAGCAGGCCGACCTGCAGCGGCGCCTCAAGGAGGCGAGAAAG GAAGCCAAGGAGGCCCTGGAGGCAAAGGAACGTTATATGGAGGAGATGGCTGATACTGCTGATGCCATTGAGATGGCCACTTTGGACAAGGAGATGGCTGAAGAGCGGGCTGAGTCCCTGCAGCAGGAGGTGGAGGCACTGAAGGAGCGAGTGGACGAGCTCACCACTGACTTAGAGATCCTCAAGGCTGAGATTGAAGAGAAGG GCTCAGATGGCGCTGCATCCAGTTATCAGCTCAAGCAGCTTGAGGAGCAGAACGCCCGCCTGAAGGATGCCCTGGTGAG GATGCGGGATCTTTCTTCCTCAGAGAAGCAGGAGCATGTGAAGCTCCAGAAGCTCATGGAAAAGAAGAACCAAGAACTGGAAGTTGTGAGGCAGCAGCGGGAGCGTCTGCAGGAGGAGCTAAGCCAGGCAGAGAGCACCATTGATGAGCTCAAGGAGCAG GTGGATGCTGCTCTGGGTGCTGAGGAGATGGTGGAGATGCTGACAGATCGGAACCTGAATCTGGAAGAGAAAGTGCGCGAGTTGAGGGAGACTGTGGGAGACTTG GAAGCGATGAATGAGATGAACGACGAGCTGCAGGAGAATGCACGTGAGACAGAACTGGAGCTGCGGGAGCAGCTGGACATGGCGGGCGCGCGGGTTCGTGAGGCCCAGAAGCGTGTGGAGGCAGCCCAGGAGACGGTTGCAGACTACCAGCAGACCATTAAGAAGTACCGCCAGCTGACCGCCCATCTTCAG GATGTGAATCGGGAACTGACAAACCAACAGGAAGCATCTGTGGAGAGACAACAGCAGCCACCTCCGGAGACCTTTGACTTCAAAATCAAGTTTGCTGAGACTAAGGCCCATGCCAAG GCAATTGAGATGGAATTGAGGCAGATGGAGGTGGCCCAGGCCAACCGACACATGTCCCTGCTGACAGCCTTCATGCCTGACAGCTTCCTTCGGCCAGGTGGGGACCATGACTGCGTTCTGGTGCTGCTACTCATGCCTCGTCTCATTTGCAAG GCAGAGCTGATCCGGAAGCAGGCCCAGGAGAAGTTTGAACTAAGTGAGAACTGTTCAGAGCGGCCTGGGCTGCGAGGAGCTGCTGGGGAACAACTCAGCTTTGCTGCTGGACTGGTGTACTCGCTGAGCCTACTGCAGGCCACACTACACCGCTATGAGCA TGCCCTCTCTCAGTGCAGTGTGGATGTGTATAAGAAAGTGGGCAGCCTCTACCCTGAGATGAGTGCCCATGAGCGTTCATTGGATTTCCTCATTGAACTGCTGCACAAGGATCAGCTGGATGAGACTGTCAATGTGGAGCCTCTCACCAAGGCCATCAAGTACTATCAG CATCTGTACAGCATCCACCTTGCCGAACAGCCTGAGGACTGTACTATGCAGCTGGCTGACCACATTAAG TTCACGCAAAGTGCTCTGGACTGCATGAGTGTGGAGGTAGGACGGCTGCGTGCCTTCTTGCAG GGTGGGCAGGAGGCTACAGATATTGCCCTTCTGCTCCGGGATCTGGAAACTTCGTGCAGTGACATCCGCCAGTTCTGCAAGAAGATCCGAAGGCGAATGCCAGGGACAGATGCTCCTGGGATTCCAGCTGCACTGGCCTTTGGACCACAG GTATCTGACACGCTCCTAGACTGCAGGAAACACTTGACGTGGGTCGTGGCTGTGCTGCAGGAGGTGGCAGCTGCTGCTGCCCAGCTCATTGCCCCACTGGCGGAGAATGAGGGGCTACCTGTGGCTGCCCTGGAGGAACTGGCTTTCAAAGCAAGCGAGCAG ATCTATGGGACCCCTTCCAGCAGCCCCTATGAGTGTCTGCGCCAGTCATGCAACATCCTCATCAGTACTATGAACAAGCTGGCCACAGCCATGCAGGAGGGGGAGTATGATGCAGAGCGGCCCCCCAGCAAG CCTCCACCAGTTGAGTTGCGGGCTGCCGCCCTTCGTGCAGAGATCACAGATGCTGAAGGACTGGGTTTGAAGCTTGAAGATCGAGAGACAGTGATTAAGGAGTTGAAGAAGTCACTCAAGATTAAG GGAGAGGAGCTAAGTGAGGCCAATGTGCGGCTGAGCCTCCTGGAGAAGAAGTTGGACAGTGCTGCCAAGGATGCAGATGAGCGTATCGAGAAAGTCCAGACTCGGCTGGAGGAGACCCAGGCACTGCTGCGGAAGAAGGAGAA AGATTTTGAGGAGACAATGGATGCACTCCAGGCTGACATCGACCAGCTGGAGGCAGAGAAGACAGAACTAAAGCAACGGCTGAACAGCCAGTCTAAGCGCACAATTGAGGGGCTCCGGAGCCCTCCTCCTTCAGGCATTGCTACTCTGGTCTCTGGCATTGCTGGTG GAGCTGTCCCTGGACAGGCTCCAGGGTctgtgccaggcccagggctggTGAAGGACTCACCACTGCTGCTTCAGCAGATCTCTGCCATGAGGCTGCACATCTCCCAGCTCCAGCATGAGAATAACATCCTCAAG GGAGCCCAGATGAAGGCATCCTTGGCATCCCTGCCCCCTCTGCATGTTGCAAAGCTATCCCATGAGGGCCCTGGCAGTGAGTTGCCAGCTGGAGCGCTGTATCGTAAGACCAGCCAGCTGCTGGAGACGTTGAATCAgttgagcacacacacacatgttgtAGACATCACTCGCACTAGCCCTG CTACCAAGAGTCCATCAGCCCAACTTATGGAGCAAGTGGCTCAGCTTAAGTCCCTGAGTGACACCATTGAGAAGCTCAAG GATGAGGTCCTCAAGGAGACAGTATCTCAGCGCCCTGGAGCCACAGTACCCACTGACTTTGCCACCTTCCCTTCATCAGCCTTCCTCAGG GCCAAGGAGGAGCAGCAGGATGACACAGTCTACATGGGCAAAGTGACCTTCTCCTGTGCGGCTGGTCTTGGACAGCGACACCGGCTGGTGCTGACCCAGGAGCAGCTGCACCAGCTTCACAGTCGCCTCATCTCCTAA